Within the Pengzhenrongella sicca genome, the region CCGGTAGGCAGTGGTGAAATGTTACCCGGTGTCCCTTTGTCTATCTCGTCGGTTGCCGTTCTCTCAAGCCCCGTTCCGGCACACCCTCCGAGAATTAGCACCGCTCCGATGGCTATGGACACCGACGACCACCGCGGCTCAATCACGGCTTACCGATGGGGTGATCGACGTATCCGGCAGCTCTCAGATGGACTCTCATCGACGGAGCCGAAACGAGCTTAACTGGACACATCGAGGATTGCGAGGCGTTTGCCGACGCGCTCGTCTGATTCACGACACGACCCCGGGTAGGGCGACGCGGGCGTCGGCGAGACAGCCTTTCCGGTATTTGCTTCATCTGATTCGAGGGTTTCGGCTGAGCTTTCCGATGGTGGCGCGGCGGAGCAAGAGCGCGGCGCGACGAATCTCTCGGTCCTGCCCGTTGGCCGTGGCGGTGTTCGTCCGTTCTAGGAGCGTCGAACCGGCGACGGCTCGTTGGTCTTCATCGTTCGATGTCATCGCGTCTCCCTGGCTTCTTCTACACCCTTGTTGGTGTCGGCTCTCAGTCCGGTCAGCAAGCTTCCTCTGACGAGGTCGAGTACGTCTTGGTCGGGCATGTTCTGCTGTTGTACGGCTGCGACGAGTAGTCGGACAAGGTGGGCAACATTATGCGTGGTAGGAGATGCGTCACGGGTGACGAGGGTTCCCGTGCGGCGTCGGGTGCTCGCTAGGCCAAATGCCTCCAAATCCCCGGTATGCGCGTGCGACGGTTCCGGCCGTGGTCGTTGTCGTGAACGTCCCAGATGTTGATCGCGGCAGCACCCTCGGATTCGAACGTCCAGACGCGGGCGTAGATCAACTCCTCGGCCAAGATCCGGTTGTACCTTGCCGTCGTGGCGTGGGTGTGTGTGAGCGGATCGCGCTTGTGGCACGAGGTGGAAGCAGTGACGGTCCTGATGAACGCGGCTGCCTTGGCAGTTCGCGAGTGCCGGCTCGCTCGCGACCCTCGCGGCGCGCGCAACCCGGAGTGAGCCGGTGGTGCGGCGCGGGCTCGTGTCCGTGCGCCGCACCACCGCTCGGTGGTCAGCCGCCCGTGTGGCCCGCGTCGTCGGTGACGTCGAGCCCCTCGACGAACCGTGCAGCGACCTCGCCCGTCCAGTGCAGCTCGGGTGGGAGCTGGACCGAGAGGTAGTCGCCGTCGCCCTCGGGCGCGAACACCCCGAGGGTCCCGCCGGGCTGGCCGTCTACCTCGAGCATGTCGTACACGAGCACCTCCTGACCGCCGACCGCGAAGGTCTGCGCCTCGAACTCGCCGCCCGGCAGCGACTGCGAACCGACGAGGCTTGCGACGATCCGACCCTCGAAGCTGCTCGGGTCCGAGCCGTCGTCGTCGCCGTCGGCGAGCATCAGGCTGCTCCGGTCGGAGGACAGCACGTGCCAGCCCTCGGGGACCTCCGCGATCGTGAACCCCGCGGGCTGCTCGGCCGTGTAGGCGACGAGCTCGGCCGCGGCGGCCGGGGTGGTCGAGGTGAGCAGCGGCGCGCCGACCGCGACCGTGGCCGCGAAGGCGCCGGCAACGCCGGTGCCGACCAGGCGCGTGCGGCGACGGCGGGCGCGCTGCCCGCGGCTCACGTCGTCGTCGAGCACAGCGGCGGGCGTCGCGTCGACGGTGGCGGTCGCGCGGGACATCAGGGTGGTCAGGTCGCTCATGACAGTCTCCCAGCGGTGAGGGTGGCGTGGATCGTGGGGATAGGGGCGGTGTCGCCCCGCGGGTGGTCCGGGCGCAGACCCTGGTCGTCGCGCAGGGCCGGTCCGAGCCGGTGCTTGAGCTTCTCGAGCGCCCGTGCCGTCTGGCTCTTGACCGTCCCCGGTCTGCACCGCAGCGCCCGGGCTGTGTCGGCGACGCTCAGGTCGTGGAAATAGCGCAGCACCACCGTCGCCCGCATCCGGTCCGGCAGCTCCTCGAGCGCCGCGAACAGCAGCCGGGAGTCGTCGTCGATTGCGCCGCTCCCGACGGCCCGGTCCGGCAGCTCTGACCGGAGGTCCTCGCGCTTGCGCCGGCTCGTGCGCATCTCGTCGGTGAAGGCGTTGACCAGGACGCGGCGGGCGTACGCGTCGCGGTCCCGCACGTCGCGCAGGCGCGGCCAGGCGAGGTACATCTTGGTCATAGCGGTCTGGACCACGTCCTCCGCCGTGTGTGAGTCGCCAGCCGTCAACAGCGTCGCCGTGCGGACCAGCGACTGGCGGCGCCGCGCGGCCCACTCCCGGAACTCCTCATCAGATCTCATGGATTGCTCTCCGTTCCTTCATACCCCTCAGACGCGTCCGGCACAGTGAACGGTTGCACGCCCCACGACACCGAAGGTCGCGGGGGCATGCCCCGCGTGACGACCGCCCGTCCGGCCCGCCTGTCGCACCGCACGCACGGAGCGCGACGATCAGGGCGCAACGCCCACCGCCCAGCGCGAGCGCTCCGTCGGGTGTCGACCGGACCGCGTCGCGATCCGCCGGGAAGTAATCCTGAGGCAACGACCCTCGCGACGTTCCCGGTTGACCCGCTTCCCTCGCGTGCACTCGCCCCCGTGACCATCGGTGACGACTGCGAGGTCTTGCCCTCACGCCCGAGGTGCCCGAGCGGTCCGACGTCAGCCGCGCTCCGCCCCCCACCACGTGCCGCCGCGCCACAGCCACTCGAGCAGGGCCCTGGCGGTGATGGCGCAGTCAGAGCGTGGAGAACGCGCACTGCACGACGAGGATCCCGGCCGCCACGAGCAGCAGGCCCGTATACGCGTCGGTGTCCGGCAGGTCGAGCAGGTGCCCAGCGCCGATCATGAGAAACCTCGCGGTCAATTGATGCCCACGTATGGGCTCTGATCGGTCCTGGTCGGGCGGCCGGAGTCCGCTCGGCGCTGCGGCCGGACTCCGTCGAAGCCGCCGCCCGGCACCTGGCCGCGACGATCACCGAGACCATCGGCGTTGAACGGCCCCACCCGTCCCTGCTCGCCGGTCCGCACGGCGCCCGGGGACGAGCCGCCCAGAAGCTCCGGGCCGCCACCGACCTCGTCTCCGTTCACCAGACGCCAGCGGATCCCCGCGTTCTCCGGTCGCGCATGTGCTTGAGTCCGCCGACGCGCGCGATGCCGCAATGGCCCGTCTGGCTTCGCTTGCCCTCACCACCGCCTCGGTCGAGGACGCCCTCGCCCTCCGCGTTGGGCAGACCGGAGTTCCCTGGGCCAGCGTTCGTACCTGGCTGCCGGGAATGCAGCATGTCGCCTCCGCTGCCGAGGGCCTCGCGCGAGCAACCGCACCGCACGCCGCCGACCGACTGCCCGACATCGGCTTAGCCTCGATCCACCGATTGGGTTGGCCCGGTGGTGGGCGTGGGAGCGTGAGAATGCCCTTCTGATCTGGAAAAAGGGGACTTGCTGAGGGTCCTGTTCACCAGCTCAAGAAGGGCATCTCGTAGATGCAACTCTTCCACAGCACACCGGTCGCGTCAGTGGTCTTCGACGAACCGAATCTCGTGTCGGCCGCGGGTCTGGTCCCAGTGCTCGCGTTGGCCCGCCGTGCCGGGCTCGGTGAGCTCGCCGACCGCTGGTTGACCGTTCCGTCTGACCGAGGCGCACACGCCGGGGCGAAGGTGACAGCTCTGATCGCGGGGATGGCCGCGGGAGCGGACAGCATCGACGACATGGCCGTCCTGCGTCACGGCGGGATGGGCAAGGTCCTCGGCGCCGCGCCGGCACCCTCGACGCTGGGGTCGTTCCTGCGGGCATTCACCTTCGGGCACGTCCGCCAGCTCGACGCGGTAGCGTCCCGGTTCCTGACCGCGCTGGCTGCGGACACGGCCCTGCTCGGGACGCCAGGTGACGACGAGACGGTGATGGTCGACCTCGACGACACCATCGTCGAGGTCCACGGCCACCACAAGCAGGGTGCGGCGTTCGGGTACTCCGGGGTCCGCGGCCTCAACGCCTTGCTCGCCACCGCCTCCACCGCTTCGGTCGCCCCGGTCGTGCTCGCCCAACGGCTACGCCGGGGCAACTGCGGGTCGCCGCCTGGGGTGACCCGCCTGATCCGCGACGCCCTGGCCGTCGTGCGCCGCACCCACCTGGCCCGCCCGGTCTTGGTGCGGGCGGACCCGGCGTTCTACTCCCGCACCCTGGTCTGTGCCGCGGTCGCTGCCGGCGCAGACATCTCGGTGACGGTGCGGATGGATCCCGTGGCCAAACGCGCGATCGACGCCATCGACGCCGACGCGTGGACCACGATCAAGTACCTGCAAGCGATCTACAACCAGGCCACCGAGACCTGGGTCTCGGCCGCGCAGGTCGCCGAGATTGCGTTCACCGCGTTCTCCACCCGCAAGCCCGCCGAGCAGGTCCCCGGCCGCCCAGTCATGCGCCGCATCCCGGACCTGAACGCCCGCGCCAGAGCCGGTCAGGCCACGTTGTTCCAGACGTGGCGGTTCCACGCCTTCTTCGCCACCACGGACCTAGACACCGTCACCGCCGACCGCACCCGCGCCGCCACGCCTTGATCGAGAACGGCCACGCCGACCTGAAGAACTCTGGCCTGGCGCACCTGCCATCGGGGGTGTTCACCGCGAACGCCGCCTGGCTGGTCTGCGCGGTCATGGCGTTCAACCTGACCCGCGCCGCGGACACCCTCGCCGGCCCGGCGCTGGCGAAGGCGACACACCGCGACGATCCGCCGCAAGCTCATCGCCGTCCCGGCCCGACTCGCCACAACAGCCAGGCAACTGCACCTGCACCTACCCGAACGCTGGCCCTGGGCCGAGCAGTGGAGCGAACTGTTCCACCTCACCTGCTCACCCGGCTCCTGGCCGAAGCTCTGGAACTGCAGGAAGCGGAGATCACAAGAGCGATGACTACCTGACCCGGGATCGCCTGATGGAACCTGGGCGGCAGGTCGCGGCGGCCTCAGGTGCGAACTAGGGATCCTTCTCTGTTCGTCAAGCAGGGTTCGTGGTGGGGTGGCCCTGGTGGACTCGCGGGCGGTGCAGATCTGGCGCCGGGCCTGCGGCTCGACGCGGCGGGGCACGCCGAGCTCACTGATCGGATCGCCGCGGTGCTTGGCGACTTCGCGAACCGCCCCGCCACCCCGGGGGCACGCCGTACTCCGTGTTCTGGGTGCTGCACCAGGACGTGACGCGTCAGACGCCCCCGCGCAGCGCCGCGATGGGTTCGATCGACGATGCCTTGAGCGACGGGTAGAGCCCTGCCAGCAGGCCGATCACCCCGCCCGCCACGGCCGCGGCACCGACCATCCGCAGGTCGAGGATCGGCGTCCAGTCGTTGGCTGCACTGACCCCGACGACGACGGCCACCCCGAGGGCGGCACCGAGCATCCCGCCGAGCAGGCCGACCACCACGGACTCGACCATGAACTGCGCACCGATGTCCCGAGGCGTGGCCCCGAGCGCGCGGCGCAGCCCAATCTCGCCGACGCGCTCCAGCACGGACAGCAGGGTCACGTTCGCGATGCCGACCCCGCCGATGAGCAGCGCCACGCCACCGAGTGCCAGGAAGATCGTGCTCACGCTGGCCTGCACGGACTCCTCCACCTTGGAGGTCGCGGGCGGCGCCTGCACGTCGATCGTCTCGGGCGCGTTCGGGCTCAGCGCGGTGGGGAGCTGGCTGGTGAGGACAGGTCCGGCGCCGACGGCCAGGTGCATGTGGAGCTCTTGCGGGGCCGCCAGGGCGAAGTCGGCCCGCGCGGTCCCCTCGGGCATGATCACGGCGGCGAGGACGTCGTTGCGCCTCGAGACGTCGTCGACGATCCCGATCACCTGGTAGGCCTGGTCGCCGATGAAGATCGACGGCTGGCGGTCCACCCGGACCACCCCGAGGCGCGCGGCCGCGTCCACGCCGAGCACCACCACGCGGTCGCCGCGGGCGTCGTGCCCGGCGTCGAAGTAGCGGCCCTGCACGACCCGGCCACCGATCGACTCGAGCGCGCCCGGGGACGTCGCGAGGACGTCCGGCGCGAGCGTGCGCGCGGCGGAGGGGTCGTGCACGGGGACGGCGGTGATCTCGGCGCCGTCGATCTCCACCGTGGAGAACGTTCCGGCGGCCTCGACGCCGGCGAGGCGCTCGGCGCGCACGGCCGAGTCCCAGGGGAGGTCCGCGAGAGAGCGCCCGGAGCCGTCCCAGCTCTTGGCAGTCGCGGGCTTGGCCAGGGCCTGCGTGGCCGCGACCGCGTCGAACTGCTTGTTGATCTGCCCCGCGGCGGTCTGCGCGAGCCCGACGGTCACGACCATCGAGGCGATGCCGAGCACGGTGCCCAGGATGGTCAGGAGCAGGCGGCCCGGGCGGGCACCGATGCCGGCGGCCGCCTCGGCCAGCAGGTCGCGCAAGCCGAATCGGTCGGTCCGGAGCACGCGTTGCGTCACGGCGGTCATGCGATCTCCCGGAGGTAGCCGTCGGCGATCCGCACCCGGCGCTGGGCGCGGGCCGACACCTCGTCGTCGTGCGTGATGACCAGCAAGGTGAGCCCGGCGGCGTGCAGCTCGTCGAACAGGTCGAGGACCCCCGCCGAGCTCTCGGAGTCGAGGTTGCCGGTGGGCTCGTCGGCCAGGAGGACCCGCGGCTGTGAGACCACGGCCCGTGCGACGGCGGCCCGCTGCCGTTCTCCACCAGACAGCAGGGTGGGCACGAAGTCGATGCGATGGCTCAGCCCGACGCGCTCCAGCGCTGCCAGGGCGCGGTCGCGTCGCTCCGAGCGCGGCACGCCGCTGTACAGGGTGGCCAGGAGCACGTTCTCCAGCACGGTCCGGTGCGGCATCAGGTGGAAGGACTGGAACACGAAGCCGATGTGGCCCGCACGCAACGCCGCCCGCTCGCGCTCGCCGGCGTCGGACGTGGGGATCCCGTCGAGCAGGTACTCGCCCTCGGTGGGCATGTCCAGAAGTCCCAGGAGGTTCAGGAGCGTCGACTTGCCCGACCCCGACGGGCCGACCACCGAGAGGTACTCGCCCGCCGCGACCGCGAGGTCGGCCGGGTGCAGAGCGTGGACCGGCGGGTCGCCCGGGAACTGGCGTCCGGCTCCCTGCAGCTCCAGCACGGGCGGCGGGGGGCCGACGTCTTCGGGGGCCTCGATGAGGTTGAGGACCGTCACCCGTCTGCCTCCGTGCCGGCCGTCTCGGTGGCGGCCGTCTCGGTGTCGGACGCCTTCTTCTTCTCCGGGACGCCGACAACCACCAGGTCAC harbors:
- a CDS encoding ABC transporter permease, coding for MTAVTQRVLRTDRFGLRDLLAEAAAGIGARPGRLLLTILGTVLGIASMVVTVGLAQTAAGQINKQFDAVAATQALAKPATAKSWDGSGRSLADLPWDSAVRAERLAGVEAAGTFSTVEIDGAEITAVPVHDPSAARTLAPDVLATSPGALESIGGRVVQGRYFDAGHDARGDRVVVLGVDAAARLGVVRVDRQPSIFIGDQAYQVIGIVDDVSRRNDVLAAVIMPEGTARADFALAAPQELHMHLAVGAGPVLTSQLPTALSPNAPETIDVQAPPATSKVEESVQASVSTIFLALGGVALLIGGVGIANVTLLSVLERVGEIGLRRALGATPRDIGAQFMVESVVVGLLGGMLGAALGVAVVVGVSAANDWTPILDLRMVGAAAVAGGVIGLLAGLYPSLKASSIEPIAALRGGV
- a CDS encoding SigE family RNA polymerase sigma factor, which gives rise to MRSDEEFREWAARRRQSLVRTATLLTAGDSHTAEDVVQTAMTKMYLAWPRLRDVRDRDAYARRVLVNAFTDEMRTSRRKREDLRSELPDRAVGSGAIDDDSRLLFAALEELPDRMRATVVLRYFHDLSVADTARALRCRPGTVKSQTARALEKLKHRLGPALRDDQGLRPDHPRGDTAPIPTIHATLTAGRLS
- a CDS encoding ABC transporter ATP-binding protein, translating into MTVLNLIEAPEDVGPPPPVLELQGAGRQFPGDPPVHALHPADLAVAAGEYLSVVGPSGSGKSTLLNLLGLLDMPTEGEYLLDGIPTSDAGERERAALRAGHIGFVFQSFHLMPHRTVLENVLLATLYSGVPRSERRDRALAALERVGLSHRIDFVPTLLSGGERQRAAVARAVVSQPRVLLADEPTGNLDSESSAGVLDLFDELHAAGLTLLVITHDDEVSARAQRRVRIADGYLREIA